The region CCCAGCTCCCGCGTTCCAGCGCGTTGCCACGGCCGTCCGGGTCGGGGTCCGTGTAGCCGCGCCCGCCCGGTGCGTGATTGCCGACATAGGCGAGGGATGGCGGCAGGTTCAGGCCGTCCGCCCGAACGCCCCAGTTCAGCCAGATGACCGGCATGTCTTTTTCGCGCGCGAAGGCCGAAAGCCGGTTGACCGCCGGGATGGGCGCGCGCAGCGGTCCGGGGTCGATGCCCTTGCCCGCGAACCATCCATCCTCGTGGATGAAATCATTCTGCATGTCGACCACGACCAGCGCCGTGCGCGCCATGTCGATAATCACCGGATGTGGTTGCGCCGCGAAGCGGAACGGCCGCGGCGGGGAGACGGGACGGACGAGGCTGACGGCGTCGTCGCCCACGGTCCAGACATGGCGGCCGCCGAATCCGGTCTGCATGATCAGATCACCCAGCCGCCGTCGACGGCCAGGTCCTGGCCGGTGATCTGGCGGGAGAGGTCGCTGGCGAAGAACAGCACCGCGTTGGCGATGTCTTCGTCGGTGGACACGCGGCGCAGTGCATAATCCTCGGCGTGCTTCGCGCGCGCTTCATCCAGCGTGATGCCAAGACGCTCGGCCATCTCGGTGCACACCGACTGGAACCGGGGGCCGTCGACCATGCCCGGGGCGACGCAGTTGACGTTGATATTGTCCGGGCCGACTTCGAGCGCAAAGCTCTTGGTCAGGCCGCGCAGCCCCCATTTGGACGAACTGTAGCTCAGGCGCCCGGCGCGACCGCGCATCCCGAAGGTGCCGCCCACATTGACGATCTTGCCGCCACCCTGCGCGACCATGCCCGGCAGGACGGCGCGCATGGTCAGGAAGCAGCCCTTCAGGTTGAGCTCCACGATCTGGTCGAACTCCTCCGGCGTGGTCTCGATTCCCGACTTGCCGAGCGGGCCCGTACCGCCCGCGACATTGACCAGGATATCGATCTGGTCGAAGGCGGCGATGCCGTCGGCGACGGATTGCGAAACGTCGTCGGGGCTGGTCACGTCGCAGCGGCTGACGAGGGCCTGCACACCTAGTGCGGTCGCCTCGGCGGCGACGGTCTCGATGGGTGCGAGATCGCGACCAGCCAGTACGAGGTTTGCGCCCTCGCGCGCCAGCGCGAGTGAGATCGCGCGGCCCATGCCCTTGGCCGGGCCGGTCACGAAGGCTGTCTTGCCGTGAAGTTCCATATTGTCCTCTTGGTTCGGGTTGGCCGGCACTTCGGCTAGCGTGTTGCGATGACGGCGACCGGGCCGCCGCCGTCGGGGCCCTGATGTTCCGCGCCGCCGGACACGAACACGTCCGTGCGCCCGACCGCCGCCGCCACCATGCCGCCGACGACGGCGCGGGCATGCCGGGTGGCGTTGATGTCGCTGTCGTCGATCATGATGTGGCGGTTGCCGCGGATCTCGCCGGTCGTCGAAGGTTCGGCCTTGCACAGCACCGCATCGAGTCGCGCCCGCGCCGTATCATCCAGTTGCGGCGGTGACCCGAGGCCGGCACCTTCGATGGCGCGCCACAAGGCGGGTGCGTCGATCGCATCCTGCATGACGTCATGGGCGATGACCTTGTCGCCGGCCCATTGGGTCGAGTTGCCGAGCACGATGATCTCGTTGTTGAGCAGTTCGACCCCGGCGGAGGCGCTGGCACGGCCGGAAAACAGCGACCAGTCGCGGTTGATGGCGTCCTCGGTGATCTGTTCCTCGGTCAGTTCGCCCAGCGCCAGTGCAGCACCGAGTGCCGAGGCGCCGCGCGTATATCCCATTGAGGCATAGGTATCCTCCGTGACGACCTTCTGGCCGCGCGCATGGGCATCGGCGATACGCTCGGATGTGAGGAGGGGGCACTTCACTTGAGCGAAATGCACGTCATCGGGGGATTCGATACCCGCGGACTTCATGGCGCGCCGGAACGCGTCGGCGGTCTCGTGGACCATGGTCATGCGGCCCTGTTCCTCGGGCAGGAAATCACGCGTGAAGGCGGTGCCGACGGCCAGGGTCGGCAGGCCGGTGGGCGCGTGTCCGTCGGGGTGCTCGCGAATGCTGACGATAAGCAGGTGCGGCGACAGGCCGCCTTCGGTGCCGCCCGACATCACCATGGCGACGCGCTCGGCGACCTCGTCGCGGCTGCAGCCGAGCCGCTCGGCGAACATGTACTTCAGCATGTCAACGGAATAGGCGCGGGTGAAATCATTGACGCAGCCATTGCCCTCGGTCTTGCCGAAGATGGCGACGACTTCGTCGGGCGCGATCGCGCCGCTGTCGAACAGGGCCTCGAGCGAGGCGACATCGCCGGGGTCGCGGGTGGGTACGCGGAGTACAAGGGTTTCTCGGGTCATGTCGGTTTCCATCTGGTTCCAGGCGCCGGGCGCTGGGTCGGGTTTCGTGTTGGCAGGATGCCGGGCGCAGTTGCGCGGAATCAGAAGTGTCCGCCTTGCGCGCCAGACATTGCAAGGCACGGGCCAGCGCCATGCGCGACCGAAACCCGCCGGGAATGGCGGTTTCGCAGCGTTTGGGCGGAATTTTTCTGGTCAGTCGGAAGGCCGTCTGCACAAATAACAGGCAGTGCGCGGCCTGTCCTGCGGGGGATCGATCGCGTAAGCTTTCACCGTCATTTCGTTCGAATTAGCCCGGCTCTCCGGACCCATGAAACCCGCTTCCTTTGATTATGTCGCCGCCGAAAGCTGGGACGCCGCCGCCGCCCTGCTTGCTGAATATGGCGACGACGCGGTGATCCTCGCCGGTGGCCAGAGCCTCGTCCCGGTGATGAATTTCAGGCTGGCGCAACCCGCAGTACTGGTCGACGTGAACCCGGTTCCGGACGCCGCCTATCTGCGCATCGACGCCGACCGCCTGCGCATCGGTGCGCTCACCCGCCATGTGCAGTTCGAAGCACCGGGGCTGGACGGGCCGCTCGACCGTCTGTTGCCGCGCATTGCCCGGCATATCGCCCACCTGCCGATCCGCATGCGCGGGACGTTCGGCGGGTCCTTGGCCCATGGCGACCCGGCGTCGGAATGGTGCACCCTGGCGCGGACCCTCGACGCCGTGATGATCGCGCGGGATGCCGGCGGAGAGCGCCGCATCGCGGCGGCGGATTTCTTTCACGCGGCACTGGTCACCGATCTGGCGGATGGCGACGTGCTGTGCGAGATCGAATTGCCGGCGCTCGGGCCCGACTGGCGCTGCGGTTTCGCCGAGTTCAGCCGCCGGGCCGGCGATTTTGCGATCGTGCAATCGGTGGCTGCGATCGAATTGTGCGACGGGCGCATCATGGCGGC is a window of Alphaproteobacteria bacterium DNA encoding:
- a CDS encoding cysteine hydrolase produces the protein MQTGFGGRHVWTVGDDAVSLVRPVSPPRPFRFAAQPHPVIIDMARTALVVVDMQNDFIHEDGWFAGKGIDPGPLRAPIPAVNRLSAFAREKDMPVIWLNWGVRADGLNLPPSLAYVGNHAPGGRGYTDPDPDGRGNALERGSWGAATYDALATNPADIVIDKSRYGGFTDNDFDGVLRNLGVHSLIFTGINIDRCVFATLTEATFRGYDAILVEDAVATPSPAACTEAVHFLVDKLYGFRATSPSILAGTAEDIS
- a CDS encoding SDR family oxidoreductase, which gives rise to MELHGKTAFVTGPAKGMGRAISLALAREGANLVLAGRDLAPIETVAAEATALGVQALVSRCDVTSPDDVSQSVADGIAAFDQIDILVNVAGGTGPLGKSGIETTPEEFDQIVELNLKGCFLTMRAVLPGMVAQGGGKIVNVGGTFGMRGRAGRLSYSSSKWGLRGLTKSFALEVGPDNINVNCVAPGMVDGPRFQSVCTEMAERLGITLDEARAKHAEDYALRRVSTDEDIANAVLFFASDLSRQITGQDLAVDGGWVI
- a CDS encoding ring-opening amidohydrolase, with product MTRETLVLRVPTRDPGDVASLEALFDSGAIAPDEVVAIFGKTEGNGCVNDFTRAYSVDMLKYMFAERLGCSRDEVAERVAMVMSGGTEGGLSPHLLIVSIREHPDGHAPTGLPTLAVGTAFTRDFLPEEQGRMTMVHETADAFRRAMKSAGIESPDDVHFAQVKCPLLTSERIADAHARGQKVVTEDTYASMGYTRGASALGAALALGELTEEQITEDAINRDWSLFSGRASASAGVELLNNEIIVLGNSTQWAGDKVIAHDVMQDAIDAPALWRAIEGAGLGSPPQLDDTARARLDAVLCKAEPSTTGEIRGNRHIMIDDSDINATRHARAVVGGMVAAAVGRTDVFVSGGAEHQGPDGGGPVAVIATR
- a CDS encoding FAD binding domain-containing protein: MKPASFDYVAAESWDAAAALLAEYGDDAVILAGGQSLVPVMNFRLAQPAVLVDVNPVPDAAYLRIDADRLRIGALTRHVQFEAPGLDGPLDRLLPRIARHIAHLPIRMRGTFGGSLAHGDPASEWCTLARTLDAVMIARDAGGERRIAAADFFHAALVTDLADGDVLCEIELPALGPDWRCGFAEFSRRAGDFAIVQSVAAIELCDGRIMAARIGVGGATEVPWRCAAAEAVLVGGAPDNAHFAEAATAAADAIEDLLTDRQATADMRRDLVRAMVLRALEDATGTGRV